GCCTGTCAAAAAAAATAGAGCTGATAGTAGAATAAGTAGTAGAGTGATTTTGCGGCGATAAGCATAAAACAAAATGGAAAAAGCCTCCTGTCGTTTCTTGTCGAATTTTACCTTTTCGACATCGGAGGCTCATATTCCTACTCTATTAACGTTAAAAATATTAAAAAATCTATCTCTGCGCCCTCTATCCTTTTCATATGTTTTTCTTGAAATCATGTTAACATTGTGACAAATCAGCATCCCTATTGTAATTGTCCAGCAATCGGTTTATGATAAACAAATCACCCATTGTGAAATAAATCACATATCATTAGCGTTGTATGTGAAAATAATCACAATGACACAAATAAACATCTCGAGGAGGACTACTTTATGAAAATCATCGTTATTGGTTGTACCCATGCCGGAACCGCTGCTGTTACGCAAATGGCCAAATTGTATCCTGAAGCTCAGATTACCGTCTACGAGCGAAATGATACGATCTCGTTTCTCTCTTGCGGCATCGCACTACATGTCGGAGGAGTTGTACACAACGCAGACGAGCTCTTCTACTCGAATCCTACTGTACTAAAGGAGCTAGGCATACTTACCAAGATGCGTCATGACGTCCTCTCGATTGATACAATTAATAAAACCGTACAAGTCCACAATCTCGCAAACGGGCAAACTAGCGTCGATACTTTTGATAAGCTGGTCTTAACGACAGGCTCGTGGCCAATTATTCCGAAGATGGATGGCATAAGCCTTGAAAATATACAGCTCTGCAAAAATTACGCTCACGCTCGCACTCTCATTGAGAAAGCAGATACAGCCCAAAAAATCGTAGTCGTCGGTGCAGGGTATATCGGTATCGAGCTCGTTGAGGCTTTCGAGCAGCTCGGCAAAGAGGTTACCTTAATCGACAATACACCACGTGTGCTGTTTAAGTACCTTGATGAGCCCTTCACCCAGCTTGTGGAAGATGAGCTGACTACTCGCGGAGTACAATTAGCGCTGGAGCAAAGTGTTACCTCGTTCACTGGAGACAACAACGGCCGTGTCAATAAAGTCATTACTACTGCAGGAGAATATGAAGCTGATCTCGTTATTCTGTGCATAGGATTTAGACCGAATACTGGATTACTTGAAAATCAAGTTGAGATGCTGCCTAATGGAGCTATTATCGTTGATGAATATATGCAAACAAGCTGCCCCGATGTTTATGCAGCCGGAGATAGCTGTGCTATCCGATTTAATCCAACTGGCAAGCAGGCTTATATTCCACTCGCCACCAACGCCATTCGGATGGGTACGCTCGTAGCCCGTAATTTAGTCAAACCAACAATTAAATATATGGGCACACAAGGAACGTCGGGCATTAAAATTTTCGATTACAATATTGCCTCGACCGGCTTAACTGAACAAGCGGCTATTGACGCGGGAATGAATGTGAAAGAAATCACAATCAATGACGACTATCGCCCTGAGTTCATGCCCACTCATGAAAAAGCTTTGTTAAAGGTCGTCTATGAAGAAGGCAGTGGGATAATTGTCGGAGCTCAGGTACTCTCGAAGGTGGATCTCACTCAATCCATTAATACGTTATCGGTATGCATCCAGAACAAAATGACGATGGACGAGCTAGGCTTCATCGACTTCTTCTTCCAGCCTCATTACAATAAACCTTGGAACCTACTGAATCAGGCCGGTCTTCAAGCTTATGCTATGAGCTAATGATACTAAACAACAGACAGGAGCTTTCTCTCAGGATCTGGTACACCTGTAGAGATAGCTCCTATCTGTTAATCGCTATTGCGCGCTGTCGTACGAGGGATGGCATAGGGCTTCAACTCCACTGCCGCATCCGTATGACTGAACACTATCCTCGATTCAGCCTCCAGACTCGCTAAATCCTCTGAGCTATATCTGGAGCTAAAATGAGTAATCAACAGCCACTTCACACCTGCTGCCTGTGCAGTTTCCGCTGCCTGAAGGGTTGTGGAATGACCATACTCTCCTGCTTTGTCCACCAAATCATTAGCGAACGTGGCTTCATGAACGAGTAAGTCTGCACCCCTTGCAAGCTCTATTGCACTATCACAAGGCTTAGTATCCCCCAGAACGACAATAATTCTGCCTGGCAGTGGATTTCCGACTACTTCAGCAGAGCGAATTATTCGCCCATCTTCCAGCGTAATGTCTCTGCCAGATTTTAAGCTACCGTATAAGGGACCTGATGGAACACCCAGCTTAGCAAGCAGCTCCGTATTAAGAACGCCGGTACGGGGAAGCTCAGTTATTCGGTAGCCGAAGCTATCGATCCGATGATCGAGCTTAGCTGCTTCTACTGTAAAGAAGTCATCCTCACATACTGTTCCTTCTTCTATCTCATGAATCCGAAGCGGATAACCCAGATGAGTTTCACTGATCCTTAAAGTAGCCTCAATAAATTCGCGCAACCCAGGGGGACCATACAAATCCAATGGCTCGGTTCCACCAAGCGATGATCTGCTGCTTAATAAACCAGGAAGTCCAAAAAGATGATCCCCATGCAAATGGGTAATGAACAGCTTCTCCAGCCGGCTTAATCGGAAGGGAGAACGAAGCAGCT
This portion of the Cohnella abietis genome encodes:
- the rnz gene encoding ribonuclease Z, producing the protein MELWFLGTSAGMPIANRNVTAIALQMPQNRGTFWMFDCGEGTQHQLLRSPFRLSRLEKLFITHLHGDHLFGLPGLLSSRSSLGGTEPLDLYGPPGLREFIEATLRISETHLGYPLRIHEIEEGTVCEDDFFTVEAAKLDHRIDSFGYRITELPRTGVLNTELLAKLGVPSGPLYGSLKSGRDITLEDGRIIRSAEVVGNPLPGRIIVVLGDTKPCDSAIELARGADLLVHEATFANDLVDKAGEYGHSTTLQAAETAQAAGVKWLLITHFSSRYSSEDLASLEAESRIVFSHTDAAVELKPYAIPRTTARNSD
- a CDS encoding FAD-dependent oxidoreductase gives rise to the protein MKIIVIGCTHAGTAAVTQMAKLYPEAQITVYERNDTISFLSCGIALHVGGVVHNADELFYSNPTVLKELGILTKMRHDVLSIDTINKTVQVHNLANGQTSVDTFDKLVLTTGSWPIIPKMDGISLENIQLCKNYAHARTLIEKADTAQKIVVVGAGYIGIELVEAFEQLGKEVTLIDNTPRVLFKYLDEPFTQLVEDELTTRGVQLALEQSVTSFTGDNNGRVNKVITTAGEYEADLVILCIGFRPNTGLLENQVEMLPNGAIIVDEYMQTSCPDVYAAGDSCAIRFNPTGKQAYIPLATNAIRMGTLVARNLVKPTIKYMGTQGTSGIKIFDYNIASTGLTEQAAIDAGMNVKEITINDDYRPEFMPTHEKALLKVVYEEGSGIIVGAQVLSKVDLTQSINTLSVCIQNKMTMDELGFIDFFFQPHYNKPWNLLNQAGLQAYAMS